AGGCGCGCCCCGGCGGCGTGCACGGCGTCCGCCACGGCGGGAATCTGGTCGTCGTGGGTGAGCCACAGTTCCACGTCGGCGCGGCCCGGTGTGTTCGTGTCGGTGTGCCGGACCTCGCCCAGCCGCGCGAGGGTGTCCAGCAGCCCGCCGGGCAGGGTGTCCACGCGGAGGTCCACGGGCAGGACGCCGCCCATCAGTTCGCGCATGCTGCCCTGCGTCAGGACCCGCCCCTGTTTCACGAACGCCACGCGGTCGCATACCTGTTCGACCTCGCTGAGCAGGTGGGAGTTCAGGAACACCGCCGCGCCCTGCGCGCGCAGCCGCTCGATGATCTCGCGCACCTCGATCCGCCCGATGGGGTCCAGGGCGCTGGTGGGTTCATCGAGAAAGACCAGCTCCGGGCGGGCCAGGATCGCCCCGGCCAGCCCGGCGCGCTGCAGCATGCCCTTGCTGTACCCGCCGAGCGTCTCGTGGCCGCGCCCGCCCAGCCCGACCTCGTCGAGGACCTGCGGGATGCGGGTGCGGCGTTCGGCGGCGCTCAGGCCCGCCAGTCGCCCGTGGAACTCCAGGAATTCCTGCCCGGTCATCCAGGTCTGGAAGCGGAACTGTTCGGGCAGGAAGCCCAGGCGGGCGCGGACGGCCGGGTCGTTCGGGTGCCCGCCCAGGACCTGCACCTGCCCGCCGCTGGGCTGCACGAGGCCCAGCAGCATCTTCACGGTGGTGCTCTTGCCCGCCCCGTTGGGACCCAGGAATCCGAAGACCTCGCCGCGCGGGACGGTCAGGGTCAGGCCGTCCACGACCGCCCGGCCCCGGTACGTCTTGCGCAGGTCGCGCGTGTCGATCGCCGCTTCGCTCATGCCGACCAGCATATGGGGGCCACTGGGCGCCCCGCGTCCACCTTTCGAATGCCAGGCCAACCCCCCCAGTTCCCCCAACGAACGTTGAAGGGTTTTCCCCATCCCCGGTCCCACTTTCATGGAGAATGCGGCCCAGATGCCTGCCTGCCCCACGAGGGACCACCTGGACGTGCTGCTGCCCGCAGACACGCCGCCCGACCTGATCGCGCGCCTGCGGGCCGCGCCGGACGGCGAGACGCGCGCGCTGGCACTCGTCGCCGTGGCCCGCCACACCCGCGAGACCACCCTGAGCGGCGCGCAGGCCCTCGGGGAGGCCGCCCTGAGCGAGGCGCTGCGCTGCAACTCGCCCCGCGCGGCCGTAGAGGCCCTGATCGGCCTGAGTTTCGTGTCCGCCAGCCTGGGGCAGCAGGAACGCGCGCTGGACACCGTGGCGCGCGCGCAGGCCATGCTGGAGGAACACAGCCTGACGGACCTGCTGTCCGCCGTGCTGAACACCCGCGCCCTGACCCGCCTGACCGGCGGGGACGTCACGGGCGCCCGCCAGGACCTGCAGGACGCCGTGGACCTCGCGCGGCACGCCCGGCACGCCGGGGACCACGGCAACGCCCTGGTGAACCTGGGGTGGCTGGCGTGCAGCAGCGGCGACGCGAAGGACGCCCTGCACCACCTGAACCTGCTCGAGGAACTGATCCACACCCTGCCGGACGACCCGCAGACCGAGGAGTTCATCGTGTGCCTGCACGAGGGCCGCGCGAACGCCTACGCGCTGCTGGCCCGGCAGTCGCAGGAACTGGGCCGCGACGACGCGCAGCGGCAGGCGGCGCAGCAGGGCCTGATGGTGCTGCGCGCCGCCCGCGCCGCGCTGCAGGCCACCCCCAGCCTGACCAGCGAACTGCTGTGCGCCGCGCACGAGTCCACCCTGCTGCGCCTGAACGGGGACCTGCGCGGCGCGGAACGCGCGGCGCGGCGCTCGGCGCAGCTGAACGCGGTCCTGAAGCAGCAGCTGTACATCGAGCCGCAGCTGTGCCTCGCGGAACTGCTGCAGTCGCGCGGGGAGTACGACGCGGCCCTGGCGCAGTACAGCGCGGCGCTGGACATCGCGCGGCGCCAGCACCGGCACCTGGACATCCAGCGGCTGCTGAGCGCCATCGGGGCGCTGCACGAACGGCAGGGTCGCCTGCGCGAGGCGCTGGACGTGACCCGCGAGGCGCTGCACGCCGCGAACACCGCCATGGACCGCGTGAACGGCGCCGCCGCCCGCCACCTGCAACTCGACCGGGAACTGCGGCAGGCCCGCGCGGACGCGAGTTCCTGGCAGGACCGGCTGCGGCAGGCCGAGGTGCAGGCCCGGCAGGACCAGCTGACCGGCCTGCTGAACCGGCGCGGCCTGGAAGAAGGCCTGCAGGCGCTGCAGTTCCCCGCTGACGGCGCGCGCCCGGCCGACTGGTCGCTGCTGGCGGTGGTGTTCGTGGACGTGGATCACTTCAAGCACGTGAACGACCGGCACTCGCACGC
This region of Deinococcus sp. JMULE3 genomic DNA includes:
- a CDS encoding ABC transporter ATP-binding protein, with amino-acid sequence MSEAAIDTRDLRKTYRGRAVVDGLTLTVPRGEVFGFLGPNGAGKSTTVKMLLGLVQPSGGQVQVLGGHPNDPAVRARLGFLPEQFRFQTWMTGQEFLEFHGRLAGLSAAERRTRIPQVLDEVGLGGRGHETLGGYSKGMLQRAGLAGAILARPELVFLDEPTSALDPIGRIEVREIIERLRAQGAAVFLNSHLLSEVEQVCDRVAFVKQGRVLTQGSMRELMGGVLPVDLRVDTLPGGLLDTLARLGEVRHTDTNTPGRADVELWLTHDDQIPAVADAVHAAGARLYALTPRRPDLETMFLDLIEDTPEAARSGAEVPRA
- a CDS encoding tetratricopeptide repeat-containing diguanylate cyclase gives rise to the protein MPACPTRDHLDVLLPADTPPDLIARLRAAPDGETRALALVAVARHTRETTLSGAQALGEAALSEALRCNSPRAAVEALIGLSFVSASLGQQERALDTVARAQAMLEEHSLTDLLSAVLNTRALTRLTGGDVTGARQDLQDAVDLARHARHAGDHGNALVNLGWLACSSGDAKDALHHLNLLEELIHTLPDDPQTEEFIVCLHEGRANAYALLARQSQELGRDDAQRQAAQQGLMVLRAARAALQATPSLTSELLCAAHESTLLRLNGDLRGAERAARRSAQLNAVLKQQLYIEPQLCLAELLQSRGEYDAALAQYSAALDIARRQHRHLDIQRLLSAIGALHERQGRLREALDVTREALHAANTAMDRVNGAAARHLQLDRELRQARADASSWQDRLRQAEVQARQDQLTGLLNRRGLEEGLQALQFPADGARPADWSLLAVVFVDVDHFKHVNDRHSHAVGDQVLRAVGQLLAGQVRAGDLLGRYGGEEFVLVTPVRTRGRAHGLAEACRRAVEGHDWSALLPDMHLTASVGYAVTTPDRLPQALRIADDHLYRAKNAGRNRVSPAAP